The following nucleotide sequence is from Myxococcales bacterium.
GATCCGAGCACTGGCCATGGGCGCCGCGAGCGGTTTCGCCGAATGGGGCGACGCACGAGCGGTACCGCTTCTGCTGAAGCACGTGGAGGACGACAAGCAGAACGAGCAGAGCCGGCTGGAGGCTTGCCGCGCGCTGGGCTTCAGCTTGGACACGGCGAGCGAGCGCGAGGTCACTACGCGGCTCCAGAAATGGAAGTCGGGCGCGGACAAGTCGTCGCGGTTCCGAGTCACCTGCTTGCTCGACGTGCTGGAGCGCCACCCCATCGCTCTTGCGACGCCGCTGCTGATGGACCTGACGCGCACGAGCCCGGATCCGTCACTGCGCCTGTCGGCGGCACGAGCGCTAGGTCACTCGGGGTTCGACGCGACCGTCGAAAGCGAGCTCGTGGCACGACTCGGCGATTCCGCCCTGCGGCCCCCTGTCGCCATCGCGCTCTTGCTCGGCGGCTCAGCCGACGGTGCGAAGCGCGCCGTCGCGTCTTACCCCGGCGACGGTGACAGCCCCGGGCTCTCCGCGTTGCGCGAGCAGTATGCCCAGAGCTTGGGTGTCCCGAGCGACGCTGATCTCGACAACGGCACGCTCTTCCGCTTCGTCAGGAACGCCCGCGCCGTGAGTACGCTCTCGCGCGGACAGCAGCCCATCGACTTCGCGGTGTTGCTCTTCAGTCAAGCACGCGGGCAAGCCGAATACGACTCCGGTCCGCGCTCCCTGACCCGCGTGCTCGCACGCAAGCGGCTGTTCGAGCTGGCGCGGTCTGGCTCCGAAGAGCAGCGCACCGCCGCGGTGGACGCGCTCGGGCTCTTCCAGGAGCGTGGAGTGCTGCTCGCGCTCGGGCAGGGCAGCGATGCCGTGGCGAAAAGAGCGGCCGAGGTTCTGGCGGGGCTCGGGCCGGAGGCGGGGCACTGAACGCCAATTGCGCGGCGTCAATCGCGGTGGTCCATTCGGCGAATGCGGATTCGAGCTCTATGGCGGGCCGGACTGCGTTGGCGTTTGCCGGCAAGCCGCGGAGGGGGGCTCTTGCTCGCCACGACCATGCGACGGGCGTGAAACCCGCGCTCCGAGTCGTACGTCCCCGAACGATGGCGAAGGCACCGAGCCTCGCTCCACGCAAAGCTTGTCATGCTAGGCGGATCGGCGCCGGCGGTGAGGGTTCAGGAGCGGATCTCGGCCTGAAGCCGCAGAGCGCGTGATAGACTGCCGCCCCATGCGGTCACATCTCGCCCTTCTCCGTGCCAGCGTGCTCGTCGCCCTCGGGCTCCCCGCCATCGCGTGCGGCGCGGACAGCGAGGAGACGGGCAAGAGCTGGCCCTGCACGGATTCGATGCCGTTCCCGGGCGATCCCGCGCTGTCCATGTGCTCGGAGGGCACCATCCACCGCACGGCCACCGCCCAGTGCCCAAACAGCCTTCCGCGACCAGAGACGTGCACGCCCACGGGCGGCGGATCGAGTGAATGCAGCGCCGACACCGACTGTACTGCGAAGCCCCACGGCTTATGCGGTGTCAAGCAGCAGGTGGTGGACTGCGTCTGCTTCTACGGCTGCGTGACCGACGCGGACTGCGACGCCGGCTCGGTGTGTGTGTGCGGGCAGCCCGCGGGGTACTGCTTTACGGCCAGCTGCGCGACCGACGCAGACTGTGGGGCTGGCGCGCTCTGCGCGCAGGCGCGGCTCGAGAAGTGTGGGAGCTTCGGTTTCCGCTGCCAGCGCGGCGGAGATCAGTGCGCCCAGGACTCCGACTGCGCACCGGGTCAGCAGTGCGCGGTCAGCGGCGGACTCGCCAAGTGCCAAGAGAACGACTGCCCCGTGCCCGGGCGCCCATTCTTCGTGGATGACGCTGCCCGCGTGGCGGCGGTGGTCGAGCGGGCGGACTGGTGCTCAGACTTCCGGCCGCGCGTGAAAGGGCTCACCGGCGGCGAGCGTGCCGCGCTCGCGGCACACTGGGCGAAGGTTGGGCAAATGGAGCATGCGTCCGTGGCGGCCTTCGCGCGCTTCACGCTCCAGCTCCTCGCCCTCGGTGCGCCCGCCGCGCTGGTGCGTGACAGCCAGGAAGCGATGGCCGACGAGCTCCGGCACGCCCAGACTGCCTTTGGGCTCGCGTCAGCGTACTCGGGCTCGCAGGTGGGCCCCGCAGCGCTCGACGTCTCGGGCGCGCTCGGTGGCGAGGACGTCGCCAGTATCGTCCGGCTCACCTTCCGCGAAGGCTGCGTGGGCGAGAGCGCGGCGGCGCACGAGGCTCGGGTGTCCGCCGAGTCGGCCGCCGATCCCGTCGTGCGTGGCGTGCTCGAAGACATCGGCGCCGACGAAGAGCGACATGCGCTGCTCGCGTGGAAGCTCGTGCGCTGGGCCTTCGACTGCTTCGGCACCGAAGCGCGCGACGCGGTGCGCGCCGAGGTCGCACGGCTCGAAGCCGAAGCCGCCCTCGCCCCTGCGCCGGAAGGCGCGTTCGCAGCGCACGGCGTGTTCGACGAAGCTGCGCGCCTTGCGCTCCGCGCCGAGGCCGTGCGTGCCGTCGTGCTGCCTTGTGCCGAGGCGCTCTTCGCCGAAGCCGGCTCGAGCGGCGAGGGGGCTCACAACCGAGCCGCCTGAACCGCCCGGTGAACTGCGCCAAGAAGTGCATCTGTTTGGCTCGCCCTTCGGGGCGCTTGCGTTCAGCTCCACCGGCATTCCCTGCAGCGAGCCGCCGGCAGGCGCGGCTAGCTAACCCAGCGTGCGTCCGCCGTTCGTGTCGCCCTGTTCGCGCAAAATCTCGAGTCCCTCTAGGGCTAGCCGAACCATGAGCGGACCGAGCGCAACGCCCCAAGGGCCGAACAGCGTGAGCCCACCGAGCATGGCGACGAGCAGCAAGAGACTGGGCATGCTGAGGTTGCCGTAGCGAGACAAGGCCGGTCGCACGAAGTTGTCCGCAGTAGAAACGAAGATCCCGATGGCGACCATCACCACCGCCGCCACTGGCCTGCCTCCCATCGCGAGCCCCGCGCTGACCGGGATCCAGACCAGCCCCGTTCCCCCGGTAGGAATGATCGAGGCTACGGTGGTCAGCGCGCCCAGCACGAACGCCTCCCGGATGCCGAGCGCGACGTAACCGATGGTTGCGGCGCCGCCCTGCAACAACGCGGTCAGTCCCAGACCGACGAACAGACCGCGCCCTGTCTCGCTGAAAGCGTTGCCGAGTCGATGCACGTACGCGCGTGGAATGGGCGCATGTTCCAGCAGCCAGTCGTAAGCGCGCGTGCCGTTGATGAGGAACTCGTAAACGCCCAAGACGAAAACGAAGGTCCCGACTACCAGCGAAGTGGCTGCGCCCGCCAGCTCGCTGAGCGCGTGCCACGCGGTGGCGCCGTGTTGCTGCGCCATGTTGAGCAAGCGGTCGAGGTCGAAGCCGTCGGAGCCTTCGGGGTGAAGCGGACCGCTGCCTGAGGCTGACACCAGGGATTTCAGCGCGGCAGCGCCGTCCTCGGAGGCCATGACTTGCCGCACGAGCTCGACCGCCCTGCCGGTGACGGAAACCGTCAGAGCCAAGAGCGGCAAGAGCGCGATCAGTACGAACGACACGGTCATTACGCCGGCTGCTCGCTGTTTGCCGCCCAACCTCCGACTGAGTCGGATGTGAAGCGGGTGAGCGATGATCGCCACCCAGGCCGCAAGAATCAGCGGGACGCCCAGCGGAATCAAGGTCAGTCCCGCGCCGACACACACCACGAGCACGGCCCAACGAGCCGAAACCCGTTGGGTCCGCTCGAGCAAAGGTCTGCGTCCCCGCGTCACGGTGCGACCTCGGCGGGCCCGGCGACGGTGCGCCTTGCGACGCTCGCGGTGTTGTTCATGGGCGTTTCCCTCCGCGCCTACTTGCAGCGCGGGATCTCGGTCTCGTCCTTCGTCTCAGCCGCGCCTTCGTTGGCCTCCGCCTTCGTGTCCGCCTTGCCGTTCTTCCATTCCTTTTTGGCGCCAGAAGAGCCATCCGTTGCAAAACCACCTACGGCGCGGCCGCCCGCCTTCACACCTTCGACTCCGGTCTTTACCCCGGTCTCGACGGCCTCCCCGGCGGTGCGGGCGGCCATGACGACATCGTCCTTGGGCCCCTTTCGGCAGGGCGCCGCCGCGCCGCAACCGAGGTTGGCGAGCAGCGTAGCGCCGGTGAACATCAACAGCGTCGGACGAGCGAGGATCGCGTGGGCGTGTGTCTTCATCGAGATAGCTCCGTTCTTGCTCGGCTTCCGTCAGTTTGCGGGTTCGATCACGGTGCTGCCGTCGAGGTTGACCGCTGTCTGCGCCAGCAGCCGCCCGTTGACCGATGCACCCGTTCTCAGGGTAATCGAGGTTTGGGTCAGGATGACTCCTTCCCAATGGGTCGTGGTTCCGAGGTCCACGAGCCCCGCGATCTGCCAGAAGACGTTCTGGGGCAGCGCTCCACCCGCCAGCACGAGCTTCGCACCGCTGCTCACCGTGAGATCCTGCGCGACCTGGAAGATCCAGACGTCGGTCGCGCTGCCCGTGAGCGTGACGTCCGTGGGCACGAGAAGGCCCGTGCCCCAGGCGTAGACGCCCGGCGCGAGGGTCATGCCCCCGATGTTCCCTGCGCCCAGCTCGGTCACGCCGGCTGCGCGCCCTGCAGCGTCCACGAACGCGAGCTCCATGTCCCCGACAGCCGTGGTCATGTCGGACGGCGTGGGCGGCGCGAAGTCCGCCGCGTAGACCTTCCCGGTGATCTGCGGGGAGGTCGAGAACACATTGGTGGGATCCGCGGTCAACGCGAACCCCGTGATGAACGTTGCTGCAGCCGGGCTCACTCCCAGGTTTCCGGTGATGGCAGAGGTGGGCACCGTCGAAATCCCGGTCTTCGCGAGGACCACGTAGTTGGAAGCGGTTCCGAGGTTCACGGCGAGGCCTGAGGCCACGCTGCCGCCGGAGCCCGACGCCGCCGTTCCACCCGAGCCCGATGCCGCGGTTCCACCGGAACCCGACGCCGCCGCGCCACCCGAGCCGGACGCCGCCGTTCCGCCAGACCCGCTGGTCTCTCCGTCCCCGCTGTCGCCGCAAGCGACCGCGAACCCAGCGAGGAGCAAGAAGACGAGAGGCGAGCAAAATGATTTCGAGTGTGTAGACATGTTCCTCGGACAGAGAGCACGTTCTGTGCCGCGACGATGAACCCGCGGCACTGTGCGTCATCCGCGCTCCCGTGACGCGCGGAGACTCAGCCTGAAGATCCCGTTCTCTCCGGTCACGCTGGGCGTACGGGACGAATCGTCCTTCGATGGACGCCGGGCACGGGTCTCGGGCGTGAGCGCCGAGCCACAAAACTCCGCCACCCCCCTCGACGAGTGCCGAGAGAGGTGGCGGAGCGCGCAAGTGCGCTGGGCCAAGTGGCCGCGTTCGAGCTACCGCTTCTCGCGCGGCGTCACGACGATTTCGACTCGCCGATTCTGTGCACGGCCGTCGGTGGTCTTGTTGTCGCCGATGGGCCGGTCCTCTCCAAGGCCGGTTGCGGAGAGTTGGTCCTTCGCCACACCCTTGGACTCGAGATACGCACGCACCGATTCGGCGCGCCTGGTCGCGAGCAGGTTGTTGGCCTCGGGGGTACCTTGACTGTCGGTGTGCCCTTCGACCTTGATCGTCACGTCGGGCTGGTCCTTGAGGGCCACCGCGACCGCATCCAACTTACTCATCGAGCCCGGCAAGAGCACCCACTTGGCCGTGGCAAACAGCACGTTGCTCGGCAACGTGATGACGGTGCCGCGCGGCTCCTCTTTGACCGAGAGTGAGGCTGCCAGCGCGAGCTTGTCCATTGCGTCCTTCAGACGCGCTTCTGCGAGGGCACGCGCCTTCTTCTCCTGGGCCAAGGCCTGCTTCTCGCGAACGAGCGCCGAACCCGTTGCGCGTAGCTCGGCACCCGTCAGGGCGAGCTCTTGCCCTTTTCGAGCGACCTCACCCCGGGACTGATCGAGCGCGTTCTCGGTCGCGCTCAACCGCGAGGCATTCACACTCGCGAGCTCGGCGCGGTTTCGCACGGCGGCGGCTTCCCCATCCGCGATGCGTCCACGGGCGTCTGCGAGCTCGGCGCGTCGCTGTGCGACGTACGCCGCGTCGACCGTTTTGTCAGAGGCACCGTCGTCCAGGAAGGTCTGCTCTGCCTCGTCCAGGGACTTCTTGGCGTCCACCAGCTCGGCGGGCGTCAGGGTCTTGGCGGGGCCTGCTTCCGCGGCCGAGTACGCGGCGCGCGCGTCGAGGAGTTGTTTCGGTGTTCCAGCGGTACCGCATGCGCTCGTGCTGAGCGCCATTCCGAGCGCGAGCGCCCCAAGGCGAGCACGCGAACTTGAACCATTCAAACCAATCATTTGACGCCTCCTCGGGCTTTTTCGACTTCGGCACTCACCAGTTGCGCAGCTCGCCAGGTCTTCGCTTCGTTCGTGACCGCGATGGCCAGATCGGCGTCCACCTGAGCGCGCGTCAGCATTCGGTCTGCTGCCTCTCCATCACCACTCTCGCTCAAGGACTTGGCCTTCTTGACCTCGTCTTGCGCGAGCTTCAGATGCAGGCCTGCCTTCGGCTCGTCCCGAGCGCCTACTTCTTCAGCGCCGCGCACGGACCCTTCCGAAGCGGTGAGCTTCGACGGGGACATCACGGTTCCCCCACAGCCGGCGATCGCGCACAGTGTGACCACGGAAAATCCAAGTTTTGTTTGCATGAGTATCGATCTTTCTGAATGCGTTTCTTCAACCAAAAACGGTGATGGCTCGTTCCAATCGAGCGCCCGGAGCTGAGCGGCGTTCGGCTTCGGCTTCACGTTCGGACACCCGAGCGCCGCCCGGAGACCGCGTGGTACGCGACCAGCACCAGAACGGCGCCGACGACGGCCACGAACAGGCTCCAGAAATTGAACCCGGTTACTCCGGCCTCGCCGAAGAAGTGGAACACACCGCCGCCAACGAAGGCGCCGACGACGCCCAAGACCAGGTCGGTCGTGAGCCCCGCGCCGCTGCCGTCCACGATCTTGCTGGCAATGAAGCCAGCGATGAGACCCAGCACCAGCCAGCTGACGATCGACATCAGACGCTCGCGTCCTTCTTGATCTTGGCGCCGGTGTTTTCGACCTTTGCGCCCAGCGAGCGCTGCGCTTCAGCCGTCTTGTCGATGGCTTTGTCGGTCGTGCGCTTCAGCTTGTCGGTAGTTTCGATGGCGAAGTCCTTGGTCTTGCGGGCCACGTCGGAGAGCGCGTGCTCACCCTTGTGGGCGGCTTCTGACGCCGCGTGACCCAGCTTGGAGGCGGTCTCCGTCACCGTGTTTTTCACGTGCTCTGCGGTTTCTGCAACTTTGCTTTTGAGAGTGGTCATGAGCCTGCTTTCGAAGTCCGAGCCGCGTTCGGCCCTTCGTTCACGGACGACCTCTGCAGGGTTCGTGCCGTCAGCAAGTGCCGGGCGTTTGCAGATCTTTCATGGCGCGAATGTCTCAACCCGCGGGCGCCTGGGGCAGATCGCCCCGAATCCGATGGGAGGGCGCGGGCGCGTCGGCGCGCGCGGCAGGAAACCACGTGCGCCGGTGGCGCTGCCATGGCACACCTGGCCTCGTCTAGGGACTGCCCGGGGAGGGGCGTACCAGTTGACCGGTCGAATTCTCGTCATTGATGACGATCAGAACATGTGTGACTTGCTCGAGACTCTGCTGACGAAGCGGGGGTTCGAGGTCACCTCGTTCGTGTCGGCGCACGATGCGCTCGATGCGGTGGCAACCCGCGAATTCGACGCGGTGCTCACGGATCTCGCCATGACGCCGATGACCGGGATTGCGCTGTGCGAGCGCATCTTGGGGACTCGACCCGACCTGCCGGTGATCCTGGTGACCGGTGTGGGAAGCATGGAGCTTGCCATTTCGGCGATGCGCGCGGGCGCCTACGATTTCATCACCAAGCCGGTGGATGCAGAAGTCCTCGGGCTGGGTGTGGCTCGAGCCGTCCAGCACAAACAGCTACTGAAAGAGGTCCGAAGACTTCGAACCGCCGTGGCAGCTTCCGAACACCCGGAATCAATCGTCGGGACGAGCTCGGCAATGAAGCGCGTCTACGACTTGATTGCTCGCGTCGGTGACAGCGCCGCCTCGGTGCTGATTCAAGGCCCGACCGGAACGGGGAAGGAGCTCATTGCGCGCGCCATCCACGCGCAAAGTCCCAGGAGCGCTGGCCCGTTCGTCGCCATCAATTGTGCGGCGGTTCCCCCGACGCTGCTCGAGAGCGAGCTGTTCGGTCACGCGCGCGGCGCGTTCACCGACGCCAAGGCAGAGCGGAAGGGGCTCTTTCTCGAGGCCTCGGGGGGCACGCTCTTCTTGGACGAAATAGGGGAGCTTCCCCTCGAGGTGCAGCCGAAGCTGCTCCGTGCCCTGCAGGAGCGGAAAGTTCGCCCCGTGGGTTCGAACTCCGAGCTGCCGTTCGACGTGCGAATCGTCTCTGCAACCAACAGGAACCTCGAAGACGAGGTGTTCGAAAAACGATTTCGGGAAGATTTCTACTATCGGATCAACGTCGTCAAGATCGAGCTGCCACCGCTCAAAGAGCGAGGTGGAGACATTCTGGCGTTGGCCCAGCATTTCCTGACGATGTTCGCCGGGCAGAGTGGTAAACCCGCCCTGACCCTGTCCGCATCCGTGGCAAAAAAGCTCATGGACTACGACTGGCCCGGCAACGTTCGCGAGCTCGAGAACTGCATCGAGCGCACGGTGGCTTTGGCGGCGTTCGATCAGGTGACGGTGGAAGATCTTCCAGAGAAGATCCGGGCCTACCATCCCGAGCGATTCGTGGTCTCCGCAGACGATCCGACGGAGGTCGTGACGATGGCAGAGCTCGAGAGAAAGTACGTGCTGCGCGTGGTTGCGTTGGTCGGAGGCAATCGCTCCCGCGCGGCCGAGGTTCTCGGCTTCGACCGGCGAACGCTGTATCGCAAGCTGAAACTGTACGCCGGGGCCGAGGACTCCGAGCAGGAAGCCGAACTCTCCGAGACGGGCACGACGAGCACACACGGAAGCTCGGTCAGAACTTGAACGCCCGCCCGCCCGGGGCAGGCCCCGAGGCAGACGCGGACGCCAGACACTCTGACCCCCTCTTGAAGGCCGGAGCGCTGCAGAGCGCGATCTTCAACAGCGCCAACTTCTCGAGCATTGCCACGGACGCGAACGGGGTCATTCAGATCTTCAACGTCGGCGCAGAGCGGATGCTCGGTTACACGGCCGCCGAGGTGATCAACAAGCTCACGCCCGCCGACATCTCCAATCCACAAGAGCTGATCGTGCGCGCCAAGGCGCTCAGCTCCGAGGCGGGGACGAGCATTGCTCCCGGCTTCGAGGCTTTGGTGTTCAAGGCTTCACGTGGCATCGAAGACATCTACGAGCTCACCTACATCCGCAAGGATGGCAGCCGCTTTCCGGCGGTGGTGTCCGTCACGGCGCTGCGCGATGCCCAGGACGCCATCATCGGTTACCTGCTGATCGGCACCGACAACACCGCCCGCAAGCAGGTGGAAGAGGAGCGACAGAAGCTGGATCAGCGGCTACGCGACCAGCATTTCTACACGCGCTCGCTGATCGAATCCAACATCGATGCAATGATGACCACCGACCCCAGGGGCATCATCACCGACGTCAACAAACAAATGGAGGCGCTGACCGGGTGCACACGGGACGAGCTAATCGGCGCGCCGTTCAAGAACTACTTCACCGATCCAGAGCGGGCGGAAGCGGGCATCAACCGCGTGCTCAACGAGGGCAAGGTCACCAACTACGAGCTCACCGCGCGCGCCAGGGATGGGCACCTCACCGTTGTCTCCTACAACGCGACCACCTTCCACGACCGTGACCGAAGGCTGCAAGGTGTGTTCGCCTCGGCGCGCGACGTGACGGAGCTGAAGCGCTTCGAGCAAACACTGAAACAGAAGAACGTCGAGCTCGAAGACGCTAGTCGGGCGAAGTCCGAGTTCCTGGCCAACATGTCACACGAGCTGAGGACACCGTTGAACGCCATCATCGGCTTTTCCGAGGTGCTCCGGGATGGCCTGATGGGCGAGATGACCGATCAACAGCGTGGCTTCATCGGTGACATTTTCAGCAGCGGCAAACATCTGCTCTCCCTGATCAACGACATCCTCGACCTGTCCAAGGTGGAGGCCGGCAAGATGACGCTCGATCTCGAGCCAGTGGAGGTGTCCTCGTTATTCGTGAACAGCCTGTCAATCATCAGAGAGAAGGCCGCGGCCCGCCATGTCAGCTTGGAGTTCGACGCCTCGGACGCGTTAGGCGTCATCTGGGCGGACAAGCGCAAAGTGAAACAGATCGCCTACAACCTGCTCTCCAACGCGGTGAAGTTCACGGGCAACGGCGGTCAGGTGACTCTCCGGACGCGCCGCGTCCCGCGCAGCGAGGTAGGCCAGCTGTCGGGTTCCTGGAGGGGTCGGAGCTCTTCGCTATCCGACAGCGCTTTCGCCGAGTTTCTCGCGGTCAGCGTCAGCGACACCGGCATCGGCATCTCACCCGAGGGCCTCGAGCACCTGTTCAAGCCCTTCAGTCAGATCGACAGCAGCTTGGCGCGAAAATTCGAGGGCACTGGCCTCGGCTTGGCCATGGTCAAGCTCCTCGCCGAATTGCACGGCGGCGCCTTGGCCGTGGAAAGCGCGGTCGGAGAGGGGGCTTGCTTCACGGTATGGCTGCCGCTCCGAACATCGGGGGAGGAGGCGCTGACGACGGCCAAAGCGCCCGCCGTCGTCCGGGACCAAGAGCTCGCGGGAACGCGCACCGCGCTGGTGGTGGAAGACGATTTCAAATCCGCAGAGCTCATCCGCGTTCAACTCGAGGCGGAGGGCTTCCGGGTCCTGTGTGCGCCCTCCGCCGAATCCGCGCTGGAGCTCGCCGCCCAGCAACCGCTGTCACTGATCACTCTGGACATCATGCTGCCCGGGGTCGACGGCTGGGAGTTCCTGAATCGAGTCAGGAGTGTGCCGGGGCTCGCACGCATCCCGGTCGTGATCCTGTCAATCGTGGCCGATCGCAACAGAGGCTTCGCGCTCGGTGCCGCTGCGGTGATGCAGAAGCCAGTGTCTCGGCAGGAGTTGTACGAGTCGCTGGTCGGGCTCGGTCTGCTTCCCTCCGCGCCCGACCGGCCGCTCAAGGTCCTCGTAGTGGACGACGATCCCAAGGCAGTGGAGCTGATGGCGTCTCACGTCTTGGGCTTGCCCAGCGCCGTGCTGCGCGCATATGGCGGCCGCGAGGCCATCGATGCCGCACGGCGGGAGCTGCCCGACCTGATTGTGCTCGACTTGATGATGCCCGACGTGACGGGTTTCGACGTCGTGCTGGCGCTCCGCGAGCATCCCGACACGGATCGCATCCCAATCGTGGTGGTGACCGCCATGGAGATCTCCGCCGAGGACCGCGCCAGGTTGAACGGTTACGTGTCGGCGATCATGGAGAAGGGTGAATTCGACCGTGCACGGTTCACGGCCGAAGTCCGGCGGGCCTTGTCCGGCCGCCACCCACTGGGCTGACATGGCCAAGATCCTGGTCGTCGAAGACAACCCCGCCAACATGAAGTTGGCGATATTCCTGTTGGAGTCGGTGCACCACACCGTGCTCAGCGCGACCAACGCCGAGGCGGGGCTGACACTGGCCCGCGACGCGCGGCCGGACCTGATCTTGATGGATATCCAGCTTCCGGGCATGGACGGCCTGCAAGCCATCGTGCTCTTGAAGGGCGACGCTGCGACGCGCGCCATTCCGGTGGTCGCCCTCACCGCCCTGGCAATGAAGGGCGACGAGGCGCGCATTCGAGCGGCGGGCTATGACGGTTACATCGCCAAGCCGATCCAGTATCGGGACTTCCTGGCGACCGTTGCGGCTCAGCTGGGAGCCGCATGACTCTGCGCATCCTGATCGTGGACGATGACGAAAACAACCGACAGTTATTGCAGATCATGCTCGCGCCGGAGGGCTACCTGCTCTGCACTGCGGCCAGCGGCGAGGAGGCGCTCGCCGACGTGGCGGCAGAGCCGCCGGACCTGATCCTGCTCGACGTCCTCATGCCGGGAATGGACGGGTATCAGGTGGCGACCGAGCTGAAGGCCAACGTCGCTTCCCAGAACATTCCCGTGATCCTGCTCACGGCCATGGACGATCACAGCGCCCGAACGCGCTGGCAGAGCGCTCAGGCCGATGGCTTTCTAAAAAAGCCCGTGGCGCGCGTCGAGCTCTGTCGGCGGGTCAGGGAAGTGCTCGGGCTCCAGCCAGAGTCAGTCCGGGACTAATTGTCCCTTCGTGACAGTGGCGCCGGGTCACGCCGTCCCGCTTGGCGGCGCCAGGGACTGGCTTCTCGTGGATCCCCCACGGTATGCCGCTTGCTTGGTGAGGTGTCGTGAACAGGGCCATGTCTACCGTCCCAAGGCTTGGAAGAGGCGCGCCTCTGAACGTGCTGGTCGTCGATGACGACGACGGTTCGAGGGGGGAGCTCGAGGGGGCGGTCCTCGACCTCGGGCATGTTTGCATGACCGCACGGGAAGGCGCCGAGGCCTGGGAGCTGCACCGAGCTCACGACTTCGACGTGATCGTGAGCGATTGGATGATGCCGTGTATGGACGGTCTCGAGCTGTGTCGCAGGGCGAGGGCAGATTCTAGCGATGGCTACACCTATTTCATCATGATGACCTCGCTCACGGATCGCCCGCACGTCGTCGAGGCGCTGCGCGGAGGCGTGGATGATTACCTGACCAAGCCCCTGGACATCGAGCAGCTGACGGCGAAGCTTCAGTCTGCCTCCCGCATCACTCGGCTCCATCGTGGGCTTTCCCGGAGCAACGCCTCGCTCAAGCGGGCCGGCGATCGCGCCTTCGACGCAGCCCGGACTGACCCGCTGACTCAGGCCGGCAACCGCCTGCGACTGCAAGATGATCTGTAAAGGCTCCGCACGGTCTCCCGCTACGGACATGTTTCGTCCGCGGCGCTCTGCGATGTCGACCACTTCAAGCTCTACAATGACCGTCTCGGGCACCTGGAGGGGGACAGAGTGCTCTCGACGGTGGCTTCGGCGATGCGAGCATCTTTGCGCGCGGGTGATTCCCTGTACAGATACGGTGGCGACGAGTTCCTCGTCATTCTGCCGGAGCAGACGCCGACCGAGGCGGCGGGCGCGATGGAGAGGGTCCGAAAGGCGATCGAGCGACTCGCGCTTGTGCAGGATCCCGCGAGCCCCGCCGGGGTCGTTACGATCAGCGTCGGAGTTGCGGACCTGTCGCACACCAGCGAGCGCGCACAAACCGAGTCACTACGTCGGGCGGACGCCGCGCTGTATCGGGCCAAAGCGGCGGGTAAAAATCGGGTCGAGACTAGCGCGGACGGCGCTTGACGAGTCTGGGCAGCGCCGAGTTTTTTCCGTGAGGTAAGGTCGTTGCGCCGACGCGAGCGCCCGATGACGCGGCGAAACTGGAGTCCACTTTGAGCGAACAGAAATTCGACTACCTCCGCACTCATCTGCTCGGGACGATTGCGCACGAGGTCCGGTCGCCGGCGGGGGTCGCGTGGAGTGCACTCACCGAGCTTCAGGCGAGTCTCAGCGGCGACCCCGAGCAACAACACATGCTGCTCATCGCGCGCCGGAGCCTTGGCCGCCTACTTCGTC
It contains:
- a CDS encoding AI-2E family transporter — its product is MTRGRRPLLERTQRVSARWAVLVVCVGAGLTLIPLGVPLILAAWVAIIAHPLHIRLSRRLGGKQRAAGVMTVSFVLIALLPLLALTVSVTGRAVELVRQVMASEDGAAALKSLVSASGSGPLHPEGSDGFDLDRLLNMAQQHGATAWHALSELAGAATSLVVGTFVFVLGVYEFLINGTRAYDWLLEHAPIPRAYVHRLGNAFSETGRGLFVGLGLTALLQGGAATIGYVALGIREAFVLGALTTVASIIPTGGTGLVWIPVSAGLAMGGRPVAAVVMVAIGIFVSTADNFVRPALSRYGNLSMPSLLLLVAMLGGLTLFGPWGVALGPLMVRLALEGLEILREQGDTNGGRTLG
- a CDS encoding OmpA family protein, yielding MALSTSACGTAGTPKQLLDARAAYSAAEAGPAKTLTPAELVDAKKSLDEAEQTFLDDGASDKTVDAAYVAQRRAELADARGRIADGEAAAVRNRAELASVNASRLSATENALDQSRGEVARKGQELALTGAELRATGSALVREKQALAQEKKARALAEARLKDAMDKLALAASLSVKEEPRGTVITLPSNVLFATAKWVLLPGSMSKLDAVAVALKDQPDVTIKVEGHTDSQGTPEANNLLATRRAESVRAYLESKGVAKDQLSATGLGEDRPIGDNKTTDGRAQNRRVEIVVTPREKR
- a CDS encoding DUF3494 domain-containing protein — its product is MSTHSKSFCSPLVFLLLAGFAVACGDSGDGETSGSGGTAASGSGGAAASGSGGTAASGSGGTAASGSGGSVASGLAVNLGTASNYVVLAKTGISTVPTSAITGNLGVSPAAATFITGFALTADPTNVFSTSPQITGKVYAADFAPPTPSDMTTAVGDMELAFVDAAGRAAGVTELGAGNIGGMTLAPGVYAWGTGLLVPTDVTLTGSATDVWIFQVAQDLTVSSGAKLVLAGGALPQNVFWQIAGLVDLGTTTHWEGVILTQTSITLRTGASVNGRLLAQTAVNLDGSTVIEPAN
- a CDS encoding ferritin-like domain-containing protein encodes the protein MRSHLALLRASVLVALGLPAIACGADSEETGKSWPCTDSMPFPGDPALSMCSEGTIHRTATAQCPNSLPRPETCTPTGGGSSECSADTDCTAKPHGLCGVKQQVVDCVCFYGCVTDADCDAGSVCVCGQPAGYCFTASCATDADCGAGALCAQARLEKCGSFGFRCQRGGDQCAQDSDCAPGQQCAVSGGLAKCQENDCPVPGRPFFVDDAARVAAVVERADWCSDFRPRVKGLTGGERAALAAHWAKVGQMEHASVAAFARFTLQLLALGAPAALVRDSQEAMADELRHAQTAFGLASAYSGSQVGPAALDVSGALGGEDVASIVRLTFREGCVGESAAAHEARVSAESAADPVVRGVLEDIGADEERHALLAWKLVRWAFDCFGTEARDAVRAEVARLEAEAALAPAPEGAFAAHGVFDEAARLALRAEAVRAVVLPCAEALFAEAGSSGEGAHNRAA
- a CDS encoding sigma-54-dependent Fis family transcriptional regulator, which gives rise to MTGRILVIDDDQNMCDLLETLLTKRGFEVTSFVSAHDALDAVATREFDAVLTDLAMTPMTGIALCERILGTRPDLPVILVTGVGSMELAISAMRAGAYDFITKPVDAEVLGLGVARAVQHKQLLKEVRRLRTAVAASEHPESIVGTSSAMKRVYDLIARVGDSAASVLIQGPTGTGKELIARAIHAQSPRSAGPFVAINCAAVPPTLLESELFGHARGAFTDAKAERKGLFLEASGGTLFLDEIGELPLEVQPKLLRALQERKVRPVGSNSELPFDVRIVSATNRNLEDEVFEKRFREDFYYRINVVKIELPPLKERGGDILALAQHFLTMFAGQSGKPALTLSASVAKKLMDYDWPGNVRELENCIERTVALAAFDQVTVEDLPEKIRAYHPERFVVSADDPTEVVTMAELERKYVLRVVALVGGNRSRAAEVLGFDRRTLYRKLKLYAGAEDSEQEAELSETGTTSTHGSSVRT
- a CDS encoding GlsB/YeaQ/YmgE family stress response membrane protein translates to MSIVSWLVLGLIAGFIASKIVDGSGAGLTTDLVLGVVGAFVGGGVFHFFGEAGVTGFNFWSLFVAVVGAVLVLVAYHAVSGRRSGVRT
- a CDS encoding DUF4398 domain-containing protein, with the translated sequence MQTKLGFSVVTLCAIAGCGGTVMSPSKLTASEGSVRGAEEVGARDEPKAGLHLKLAQDEVKKAKSLSESGDGEAADRMLTRAQVDADLAIAVTNEAKTWRAAQLVSAEVEKARGGVK